Proteins from a genomic interval of Kribbella aluminosa:
- a CDS encoding DUF969 domain-containing protein encodes MWVLLAIAVVVVGFALRINSMLVVTAAGIVAGLIGGLSPVKILDAFGDGFAGSRSVTVFIVTLPVIGLIERYGLQHQARKLISKLKVLTTGRLLAIYLLIRQGTAALGLTSIGGPAQAVRPLIHPMAAGAAERRYGKLPEKLQEKIKAFAASADTVGLFFGEDIFVAIGSILLITGFVDTTYGLHLEAIDIALWAIPTGVCALLIHGTRLLLLDRQLDKLAVELKKAEKEAAR; translated from the coding sequence ATGTGGGTTCTGCTCGCTATCGCGGTGGTGGTCGTCGGGTTCGCGCTCCGGATCAACTCGATGCTGGTCGTCACCGCGGCCGGGATCGTGGCCGGCCTGATCGGCGGCCTGTCTCCGGTCAAGATCCTGGACGCGTTCGGCGACGGGTTCGCCGGCAGCCGCTCCGTCACCGTCTTCATCGTCACGCTGCCCGTCATCGGGCTGATCGAGCGCTACGGGCTGCAGCACCAGGCCCGCAAGCTGATCAGCAAGCTCAAGGTCCTCACCACGGGCCGCTTGCTGGCCATCTACCTGCTGATCCGGCAGGGCACCGCGGCCCTCGGCCTGACCAGCATCGGCGGTCCCGCGCAGGCGGTCCGCCCGCTGATCCACCCGATGGCCGCCGGCGCCGCGGAACGCCGGTACGGCAAGCTCCCGGAGAAACTCCAGGAGAAGATCAAGGCCTTCGCGGCCAGCGCCGACACCGTCGGGCTGTTCTTCGGGGAGGACATCTTCGTCGCGATCGGCTCGATCCTGCTGATCACCGGCTTCGTCGACACGACGTACGGCCTGCACCTGGAGGCGATCGACATCGCGCTCTGGGCGATCCCGACCGGTGTCTGCGCGCTGCTGATCCACGGCACCCGGCTACTGCTGCTCGACCGTCAGCTGGACAAGCTCGCGGTCGAGCTCAAGAAGGCGGAGAAGGAGGCCGCGCGATGA
- a CDS encoding uracil-DNA glycosylase — MSPKTLADLVAPDWAEALAPVEGTVAQMGEFLRGEITAGRAYLPAGENVLRAFHRPLAQVKVLVVGQDPYPTPGHPVGLSFSVAPDVRRIPRSLQNIYRELMADVGVAAPSNGDLTPWADQGVLMLNRVLTVQPGKSGAHRGKGWESVTEQAIHALVNRGGPLVAILWGRDAQTLKPMLGSTPYVESAHPSPMSADRGFFGSRPFSRVNALLAEQGATPVDWRLP; from the coding sequence GTGAGTCCTAAGACGTTGGCGGATCTGGTGGCGCCGGACTGGGCTGAGGCACTGGCTCCGGTTGAAGGCACTGTGGCGCAGATGGGCGAGTTCCTGCGCGGGGAGATCACTGCAGGCCGGGCATACCTACCGGCCGGCGAGAACGTACTGCGTGCGTTCCACCGTCCGCTGGCCCAGGTGAAGGTGCTCGTCGTCGGCCAGGACCCGTACCCGACGCCGGGTCACCCGGTAGGGCTGAGCTTCTCGGTGGCTCCCGACGTACGGCGGATCCCGCGCAGTCTGCAGAACATCTACCGCGAGCTGATGGCGGACGTCGGCGTTGCGGCTCCGTCCAACGGTGACCTGACGCCGTGGGCCGACCAGGGCGTGCTCATGCTCAACAGAGTGCTCACCGTGCAGCCCGGGAAGTCCGGCGCACACCGCGGCAAGGGCTGGGAGTCCGTCACCGAGCAGGCGATCCACGCGCTGGTGAACCGCGGCGGCCCGCTGGTCGCGATCCTCTGGGGCCGTGACGCCCAGACCCTCAAGCCGATGCTGGGCAGTACGCCGTACGTCGAGAGCGCCCACCCGAGCCCGATGTCCGCAGACCGCGGCTTCTTCGGCTCCCGCCCGTTCAGCCGCGTCAACGCGCTGCTGGCCGAGCAAGGCGCCACTCCCGTGGACTGGCGCCTCCCTTAG
- a CDS encoding DUF1990 family protein encodes MHAVRRDAGGLPPAHHLESAPTPSGYWGQGSSASDSEAGWAFLSPVASVWTVNEPDRIGFAYGTLQGHPESGEESFLVARAADGVYVAIRAYSRPASWYTRLAGPVTRKAQYCAATRYAAALRRLSA; translated from the coding sequence GTGCACGCAGTACGACGAGACGCCGGAGGGCTACCACCGGCGCACCACCTCGAGTCGGCACCAACTCCCTCGGGCTACTGGGGCCAGGGCTCCTCAGCAAGCGACTCCGAAGCCGGCTGGGCATTCCTGTCCCCTGTCGCGTCGGTCTGGACCGTCAACGAACCGGACCGCATCGGCTTCGCCTACGGGACGCTGCAAGGCCACCCGGAGTCCGGCGAGGAGTCCTTCCTCGTCGCACGCGCCGCAGACGGTGTGTACGTCGCCATCCGCGCATACAGCCGCCCCGCCAGCTGGTACACACGTCTTGCGGGCCCTGTCACCCGTAAGGCCCAGTACTGCGCAGCCACCCGCTACGCCGCAGCCCTCCGCCGACTGTCCGCATAG
- a CDS encoding YndJ family transporter, with translation MILLVQAVVSLGMLIVVPLGLTLHPTRTTSTRWWFAFAVPGAVSLWLPRGVVSIVLASIVAVDGCHTWRGECGWLCVVWRTGDATGGA, from the coding sequence TTGATCCTCCTCGTCCAGGCGGTGGTGAGCCTGGGCATGCTCATCGTCGTACCCCTCGGCCTCACTCTGCACCCGACGCGAACCACCAGCACCCGCTGGTGGTTCGCGTTCGCCGTTCCGGGCGCGGTGTCGCTGTGGCTACCCCGTGGCGTGGTGTCGATCGTGCTGGCGTCGATCGTTGCGGTGGATGGTTGCCACACATGGCGTGGCGAATGCGGTTGGCTTTGCGTCGTGTGGCGTACTGGCGATGCGACGGGAGGGGCCTGA
- a CDS encoding LCP family protein, which produces MSETQRLDPRTANPPPRRPKKRRNWLLRTVGLIVLLFVLMLIAVPLYAWSQIGKIDAMPTGARPAATPGTTYLMVGSDARDNLTRAERAKLHTGGNAGPPRTDSIMLMHVPKSGPTVLISIPRDSAVNIPGTNGRQKINAAFGKSPALLIQTIESVTGLRIDHYVEVGFGGFASVIDSIGGINMCLPKAMNDKLAHINLPAGCQQLDGPTALGYVRSRHADGKNDFGRVERQRQMVGAIAKKASSPGTFLNPIRYYNVATKGVDALTVDKGMGLLDFVRFANGMRAISGSGGVTLTVPTSNDNYQLCCGRGVAVKWDTTKATALFDAIKQDKTSGLKTS; this is translated from the coding sequence ATGAGTGAAACGCAGCGCCTCGACCCGCGAACCGCGAACCCGCCGCCGCGCCGCCCCAAGAAGCGGCGCAACTGGTTGCTCCGGACCGTCGGACTGATCGTCCTGCTGTTCGTTCTGATGCTGATCGCGGTCCCGCTCTACGCGTGGAGCCAGATCGGCAAGATCGACGCGATGCCGACCGGCGCCCGGCCGGCCGCGACCCCGGGGACGACGTACCTGATGGTCGGGTCGGACGCCCGGGACAACCTCACCCGCGCCGAGCGCGCGAAGCTGCACACCGGCGGCAACGCCGGGCCGCCGCGGACCGACTCGATCATGCTGATGCACGTCCCGAAGTCCGGGCCGACGGTGCTGATCAGCATCCCGCGGGACAGCGCGGTCAACATCCCCGGCACCAACGGCCGGCAGAAGATCAACGCCGCCTTCGGCAAGAGCCCGGCGCTGCTGATCCAGACCATCGAGAGCGTCACCGGGCTGCGGATCGACCACTACGTCGAGGTCGGCTTCGGCGGCTTCGCCTCGGTCATCGACAGCATCGGCGGCATCAACATGTGCTTGCCGAAGGCAATGAACGACAAGCTTGCGCACATCAACCTGCCGGCCGGCTGCCAGCAGCTCGACGGCCCGACGGCGCTCGGGTACGTGCGGTCCCGGCACGCGGACGGCAAGAACGACTTCGGCCGGGTCGAGCGGCAGCGGCAGATGGTCGGCGCGATCGCGAAGAAGGCCAGCTCGCCGGGGACGTTCCTGAACCCGATCCGGTACTACAACGTCGCGACCAAGGGTGTCGACGCGCTGACCGTGGACAAGGGCATGGGCCTGCTGGACTTTGTCCGGTTCGCGAACGGCATGCGGGCGATCTCCGGTAGCGGCGGCGTGACGCTGACTGTTCCGACCAGCAACGACAACTACCAGCTGTGCTGCGGCCGGGGCGTCGCGGTGAAGTGGGACACGACCAAGGCCACGGCGCTCTTCGACGCCATCAAGCAGGACAAGACCAGCGGCCTGAAGACCAGTTGA
- a CDS encoding phytanoyl-CoA dioxygenase family protein: MLTSNGYVLDERRLGELVAVPEGDRGDRGLLRARLQRDGYLYLTGLLDPATVSAFREYYFELTGAAADRASYRKVLFEEIVPGPEYAAFCTQPALKDWFEWFLGGEPFLHRRKIIRQTAPGENGIGTATQAHYDLVYLREGSDHVLSAWIPLGDCPVSRGGLTYLEGSHHRVLAEEAAGRLKRPAASITADLPALATEYDANWLVANYRAGDVVVHTAHTVHAALDNVSDDMRLSTDIRYQRADDAVDTRWQQHWHDRDGL, translated from the coding sequence GTGCTGACGTCTAACGGATATGTGCTGGATGAGCGGCGGCTGGGTGAGCTGGTCGCGGTGCCGGAGGGAGACCGTGGGGATCGGGGGTTGCTCCGGGCGCGGCTGCAGCGGGACGGGTACCTGTACCTGACAGGGCTGCTGGATCCTGCCACGGTGTCGGCGTTCCGGGAGTACTACTTCGAGTTGACGGGTGCTGCCGCGGACAGGGCGTCGTACCGGAAGGTGCTGTTCGAGGAGATCGTGCCGGGGCCGGAGTACGCGGCCTTCTGTACGCAGCCGGCGCTGAAGGACTGGTTCGAGTGGTTCCTGGGCGGGGAGCCGTTCCTGCACCGGCGGAAGATCATCCGGCAGACGGCGCCGGGTGAGAACGGCATCGGTACGGCGACCCAGGCGCACTACGACCTCGTGTACCTGCGAGAGGGGAGCGACCACGTGCTGTCGGCGTGGATCCCGCTGGGCGACTGCCCGGTCAGCCGCGGCGGCCTGACGTACCTGGAGGGCAGTCACCACCGCGTGCTCGCCGAAGAGGCGGCCGGCCGGCTGAAACGACCGGCGGCGTCCATCACCGCGGACCTGCCCGCGCTGGCCACGGAGTACGACGCCAACTGGCTGGTCGCGAACTATCGGGCCGGGGACGTCGTCGTACACACCGCACACACTGTCCATGCGGCGCTCGACAACGTGTCCGACGACATGCGGCTGTCCACCGACATCCGGTACCAGCGTGCCGACGACGCCGTCGACACCCGCTGGCAGCAGCACTGGCACGACCGCGACGGCCTCTGA
- a CDS encoding HU family DNA-binding protein → MNRNELISGVAEKAGIPRNQAEKVLDALGDVVTEAVQRGEKVSLTGLLSIERVLRAPRTGRNPQTGEPLNIPAGYSVRLSCGSRLKAAARAGR, encoded by the coding sequence GTGAACCGGAACGAACTGATCAGCGGCGTGGCGGAGAAAGCGGGTATCCCGCGGAACCAGGCCGAGAAGGTCCTCGACGCGCTCGGCGACGTGGTCACCGAGGCCGTCCAGCGCGGTGAGAAGGTGTCGCTGACCGGCCTGCTCAGTATCGAGCGGGTGCTGCGCGCGCCGCGGACCGGCCGGAACCCGCAGACCGGTGAGCCGCTGAACATCCCGGCCGGGTACTCCGTGCGGCTGTCCTGCGGGAGCCGGCTGAAGGCCGCCGCGCGCGCCGGACGCTGA
- a CDS encoding M13 family metallopeptidase, giving the protein MTAGIDGSAAARPQDDLYRFVNGAWLAEHEIPADKAIHGAFHALWDTAEQDVRAIVEKTVAAGHPDGSEPRKIADLYTSFMDTETIERLGAGPIADQLALVQAVTDAAGLVAVLGQLELQAVPGVFHYWVDADAKQSDRNIVHLTQGGLSLPDESYYREDAFAEIRTAYVAHVAKLLELAGIADPAGAAERILELETRIAGAHWDRVKERDVQLTYNKLDRAGLDELTPGFDWASWLAGAGVPEDAFAEVVVREPDFLTAAAGALREVDVDRWKEWLSWRIVHSAAPLLSQAFVDENFAFYGRTLTGAPELRDRWKRGVGAVEQALGEALGKLYVAEHFPPDAKARMVELVQNLVAAYRQRIEALDWMGPETRQRALEKLGTFVPKIGYPDEWKDYSALEIDPTDLFGNVRRSVAVETARDLDKLGKPVDRNEWRMTPQTVNAYYNPRMNEIVFPAGILQPPFFGLDADDATNYGAIGAVIGHEIGHGFDDQGSRYDADGNLNDWWTDEDRAAFEQRTDKLVAQYGVLEPAETPGQKVNGKLTLGENIGDLGGLSIAYVAYQLSLDGTEPDEEIQAGAERFFAAWAHAWATKTRPEEAARRLTIDPHSPPEFRCNAVVKNIDVFHTTYKTTETDAMWLAPEDRVRIW; this is encoded by the coding sequence ATGACAGCAGGAATCGACGGGTCGGCCGCGGCGCGACCGCAGGACGATCTGTACCGGTTCGTGAACGGGGCGTGGCTGGCGGAGCACGAGATCCCGGCGGACAAGGCGATCCACGGCGCGTTCCACGCGCTCTGGGACACCGCCGAGCAGGATGTCCGCGCGATCGTCGAGAAGACCGTCGCGGCCGGGCATCCGGACGGCAGCGAGCCGCGGAAGATCGCCGACCTCTACACCAGCTTCATGGACACCGAGACGATCGAGCGGCTGGGCGCCGGGCCGATCGCCGACCAGCTCGCGCTGGTGCAGGCCGTCACCGACGCTGCCGGGCTGGTGGCGGTGCTCGGGCAGCTCGAGCTGCAGGCCGTGCCGGGGGTCTTCCACTACTGGGTCGACGCCGACGCCAAGCAGTCCGACCGGAACATCGTGCACCTGACCCAGGGCGGCCTCAGCCTGCCCGACGAGTCGTACTACCGCGAGGACGCCTTCGCCGAGATCCGGACGGCGTACGTCGCGCACGTGGCGAAGCTGCTCGAGCTGGCCGGCATCGCGGATCCGGCCGGGGCCGCGGAGCGGATCCTCGAGCTGGAGACCCGGATCGCCGGCGCGCACTGGGACCGGGTGAAGGAGCGGGACGTCCAGCTCACCTACAACAAGCTCGACCGGGCCGGGCTGGACGAGCTCACGCCGGGCTTCGACTGGGCGAGCTGGCTGGCCGGTGCCGGCGTACCGGAGGACGCGTTCGCCGAGGTCGTCGTCCGGGAACCGGACTTCCTGACCGCCGCGGCCGGCGCGCTGCGGGAGGTCGACGTCGACCGGTGGAAGGAGTGGCTGAGCTGGCGGATCGTGCACAGCGCCGCGCCGCTGCTGAGCCAGGCGTTCGTCGACGAGAACTTCGCCTTCTACGGCCGGACGCTGACCGGTGCGCCGGAGCTGCGGGACCGCTGGAAGCGTGGCGTCGGCGCGGTCGAGCAGGCGCTCGGTGAGGCGCTCGGCAAGCTGTACGTCGCGGAGCACTTCCCGCCGGACGCCAAGGCCCGGATGGTCGAGCTCGTGCAGAACCTGGTCGCCGCCTACCGGCAGCGGATCGAGGCGCTGGACTGGATGGGCCCGGAGACCCGGCAGCGGGCGCTCGAGAAGCTCGGCACGTTCGTGCCGAAGATCGGCTACCCGGACGAGTGGAAGGACTACTCGGCGCTCGAGATCGACCCGACCGACCTGTTCGGAAACGTCCGCCGTTCGGTCGCGGTGGAGACCGCACGGGACCTCGACAAGCTCGGCAAGCCGGTCGACCGGAACGAGTGGCGGATGACGCCGCAGACCGTGAACGCGTACTACAACCCGCGGATGAACGAGATCGTCTTCCCGGCCGGCATCCTGCAGCCGCCGTTCTTCGGGCTGGACGCCGACGACGCCACCAACTACGGCGCGATCGGCGCGGTGATCGGCCACGAGATCGGCCACGGCTTCGACGACCAGGGCTCGCGGTACGACGCCGACGGCAACCTGAACGACTGGTGGACCGACGAGGACCGCGCCGCCTTCGAGCAGCGCACCGACAAGCTCGTCGCGCAGTACGGCGTCCTCGAGCCGGCCGAGACCCCCGGCCAGAAGGTCAACGGCAAACTCACCCTCGGGGAGAACATCGGCGACCTGGGCGGCCTGTCGATCGCGTACGTCGCCTACCAGCTCTCCCTGGACGGCACCGAGCCGGACGAGGAGATCCAGGCCGGCGCCGAGCGCTTCTTCGCGGCCTGGGCCCACGCCTGGGCGACCAAGACCCGCCCCGAGGAGGCCGCCCGCCGCCTGACCATCGACCCGCACTCACCGCCGGAGTTCCGCTGCAACGCGGTGGTCAAGAACATCGACGTGTTCCACACCACCTACAAAACCACCGAGACCGACGCCATGTGGCTCGCTCCCGAAGACCGAGTCCGCATCTGGTGA